In Candidatus Eisenbacteria bacterium, one genomic interval encodes:
- the flgB gene encoding flagellar basal body rod protein FlgB: MDGITANQGSIPILRKALDAAALRQKVAASNLANIQTPGYKPQAVKFEELLSGMQTTPSLPLNSSKKGHIAGETGGSRASKIPGPRVVADSEPLELERQIIELQKSTLHYQALSQFVAGHYRSLIDAIGPIR, from the coding sequence ATGGACGGCATTACAGCGAATCAGGGATCGATTCCAATCTTGAGAAAGGCGTTGGATGCCGCGGCCTTGCGACAGAAGGTGGCGGCCTCAAATTTGGCCAATATCCAGACACCGGGATATAAGCCACAGGCCGTGAAATTTGAAGAACTCCTTTCCGGGATGCAGACCACTCCCAGCCTGCCCTTGAACTCATCGAAGAAGGGGCACATTGCCGGTGAAACAGGGGGCTCCAGGGCGTCGAAAATTCCCGGTCCCCGGGTCGTCGCCGATTCGGAACCCTTGGAATTAGAGCGGCAAATCATCGAGCTCCAAAAATCCACCCTTCATTACCAGGCCCTGAGTCAGTTCGTGGCGGGGCATTACAGATCGCTGATCGATGCCATCGGACCGATCCGCTAG
- a CDS encoding sigma-54 dependent transcriptional regulator codes for MKASAPAVVLVVDDDPLIRDLLSELLRGLGHDVKTAASAELARSIVERHSPELVLLDLRLGASDGLELLEELVNQGEMGVVMMTGHGSVGTAVEAMKRGALDFVTKPFRAQDMERAVHQALRVSRLNQENTSLRNQLVQWRENRAMIGRSRVMEILRDLISTVAPTRSNILITGESGTGKELVASDLHHLSPRREAAFIKINCAAVPPGLLESELFGFEKGAFTGAVSRGKGKFEISDGGTLLLDEISEMDLSLQPKLLRAIQEKEFYRVGGSQPVRVDVRVIATTNTDLEAMIERGEFRKDLYYRLNVVPIEVPPLRDRKEDIPDLIRHFVEKVSKENGREPTSVSPAVLERFMAHDWPGNVRELENVISRGIILCMGGELRLEHLLWRDVAQPTPMPVRQEDNLREMERQTILRILHEEKGNRTRAARRLGISVRTVRNKLAEYQPPRAANLGEAEPFPEVDPEQDKSPRLQQF; via the coding sequence ATGAAAGCATCGGCGCCCGCCGTTGTCCTTGTGGTGGACGATGATCCTCTCATCCGGGATCTTCTCTCCGAGCTTCTGCGGGGATTAGGACATGATGTAAAGACGGCGGCATCGGCCGAATTGGCCCGATCCATTGTAGAACGCCATTCACCGGAATTGGTTCTGCTTGATCTCAGGCTTGGAGCCAGCGACGGATTGGAATTGCTGGAAGAATTGGTGAATCAGGGTGAGATGGGCGTGGTGATGATGACCGGGCATGGCTCCGTTGGAACCGCGGTCGAGGCGATGAAACGGGGCGCTTTGGACTTTGTCACCAAACCTTTTCGAGCGCAGGATATGGAGCGGGCGGTTCATCAGGCGCTGCGTGTTTCCCGGTTGAATCAGGAGAACACAAGTCTTCGGAATCAGCTGGTGCAGTGGCGTGAGAACCGGGCCATGATTGGACGAAGCCGGGTCATGGAGATTCTCCGTGATCTCATCAGCACCGTTGCGCCGACCCGATCAAATATCCTCATCACCGGTGAGAGTGGTACGGGGAAGGAACTCGTTGCGAGCGACCTTCATCATTTGAGTCCTCGTAGAGAGGCTGCTTTCATAAAAATCAATTGCGCCGCCGTTCCACCAGGTCTTCTGGAATCGGAGTTATTCGGTTTTGAGAAAGGAGCCTTCACCGGGGCCGTCTCGCGCGGCAAGGGGAAGTTCGAGATCAGCGATGGGGGAACCCTTCTTCTTGATGAAATCAGCGAGATGGATCTGTCTCTTCAACCGAAACTTTTACGAGCGATTCAAGAGAAGGAATTTTACCGGGTCGGAGGTTCCCAGCCGGTTCGGGTCGATGTCAGGGTCATCGCCACAACAAATACCGATTTGGAAGCCATGATTGAAAGAGGCGAGTTCCGCAAGGATCTCTATTACCGATTAAATGTCGTTCCCATTGAGGTCCCCCCTCTGCGGGATCGCAAAGAGGATATTCCAGATCTCATCCGGCACTTTGTCGAGAAAGTCTCTAAAGAGAATGGGCGGGAGCCTACCTCGGTTTCTCCGGCGGTGTTGGAAAGATTCATGGCCCATGACTGGCCGGGTAATGTGCGCGAGCTTGAAAATGTCATATCCCGCGGAATCATCCTTTGTATGGGTGGGGAGTTGCGTTTGGAGCATTTGCTTTGGCGGGATGTGGCCCAGCCCACCCCCATGCCCGTCCGGCAAGAGGATAATCTCCGGGAGATGGAACGGCAGACGATCCTCCGAATCCTACATGAAGAGAAGGGGAACCGAACCCGCGCCGCCCGCCGATTGGGGATCAGCGTCCGAACGGTCCGCAACAAACTGGCTGAGTACCAGCCCCCAAGAGCCGCAAATTTGGGGGAAGCGGAGCCGTTTCCGGAGGTCGATCCGGAGCAGGATAAATCTCCGCGACTGCAACAATTCTAA